Proteins encoded in a region of the Haloglomus salinum genome:
- a CDS encoding DUF7342 family protein — translation MTDPGLESWTDGLSSRERVREIATTLTRPRSVEWVREQAQISSWQTAKDELEMLVEFGQIHDIEGDDGNTKYAPNYQLRYFNEVTELINDHSREELREEIATIQAEIDEWKTEFDIESRDDLESTLTDDDLTSEAIQERNRVLRQWETYEDNKRLLKHALELYDDARSLYPGQDGSPNSSMPLSQ, via the coding sequence ATGACCGACCCTGGCCTCGAATCGTGGACTGATGGGCTATCATCTCGCGAGCGTGTCAGGGAGATCGCGACGACACTCACCCGGCCTCGCTCCGTCGAGTGGGTCCGTGAACAGGCACAGATCTCCTCGTGGCAGACCGCGAAAGACGAACTGGAGATGCTCGTCGAATTCGGGCAGATTCACGATATCGAGGGCGACGACGGGAACACGAAGTACGCTCCGAACTACCAGCTCCGATATTTCAACGAAGTAACCGAGCTGATCAATGACCACAGTCGCGAGGAGCTCCGTGAGGAGATCGCCACGATTCAAGCGGAGATCGACGAATGGAAGACCGAATTCGACATCGAATCACGGGACGATCTGGAATCGACGCTCACCGATGACGACCTCACCAGCGAGGCCATCCAGGAACGGAATCGTGTGCTTCGACAGTGGGAAACCTATGAGGACAATAAACGCCTGCTCAAGCACGCACTCGAACTCTACGACGATGCCCGGTCGCTCTACCCCGGACAGGACGGTTCACCGAACTCCTCGATGCCACTCTCCCAGTAG
- a CDS encoding RNA-guided endonuclease InsQ/TnpB family protein — MLATTRTYRAKIVNHSQVSDDLDQCGFSASKLWNVARYYTQGRWDEDGEIPDDGELKSELKEHERYSDLHSQSSQRVLEELAESFNSWYKARQRGDEDANPPGYRKHGDEHPRSTVTWKQKGIKHDSKHNKLRLSKGFNLKNHRSDFILCEYETRPDVTVENIQQVRAVWNGDRWELHLICKVEIPVENAPGDNTAGIDLGINNYLAIAYDDGEAELYPGNVLKQDKHYFTRDEYDTEGENGPSRRALRARQKLSRRKDHFLHALAKHIVEQCIDHEVGRIPIGDLSEIREDENGDSRNWGKRGNKKLHGWEFDRFTTLLEYKAEEHGILVDRTSERDTSKTCSCCGRKRDANRVERGLYVCESCGATMNADVNGAVNIRRKITQSPPTEDMSNGRLARPVAYLFNQTSGSFRPREQVGCEP; from the coding sequence ATGCTGGCGACCACTCGCACCTATCGAGCGAAAATCGTCAATCACTCTCAGGTGAGCGACGACCTCGACCAGTGCGGGTTCTCCGCGTCGAAACTGTGGAACGTCGCCCGATACTACACGCAGGGTCGGTGGGACGAAGACGGGGAAATCCCCGACGACGGCGAACTCAAATCCGAACTCAAGGAACACGAACGATACAGTGACCTCCATTCTCAGTCAAGTCAGCGAGTTCTCGAAGAGCTTGCTGAGTCGTTCAATAGTTGGTACAAAGCACGCCAACGCGGAGACGAAGACGCCAACCCACCCGGCTACCGCAAACACGGCGACGAACACCCACGCTCCACCGTGACGTGGAAGCAGAAGGGTATCAAGCACGATTCAAAGCACAACAAACTCCGTCTGAGCAAAGGCTTCAACCTGAAGAACCACCGCTCTGACTTCATCCTCTGTGAGTACGAGACGCGACCAGACGTGACCGTGGAGAACATCCAACAGGTCAGAGCCGTCTGGAACGGCGACCGCTGGGAACTCCACCTCATCTGCAAGGTTGAGATTCCCGTCGAGAACGCACCCGGCGACAACACGGCTGGAATCGACCTCGGTATCAACAACTACCTCGCCATCGCCTACGACGATGGAGAGGCCGAGTTGTATCCGGGGAACGTGCTGAAGCAGGACAAGCACTACTTCACCCGTGACGAATACGACACAGAGGGCGAGAACGGCCCGTCACGCCGTGCGCTCCGTGCCCGTCAGAAACTCTCGCGTCGGAAAGACCACTTCCTACACGCGCTCGCCAAGCACATCGTCGAGCAGTGCATCGACCACGAGGTCGGTCGTATCCCCATCGGTGATTTGAGCGAGATTCGTGAAGACGAGAACGGGGACTCACGTAACTGGGGCAAGCGTGGAAACAAGAAACTCCACGGATGGGAGTTCGACCGGTTCACTACGTTGCTCGAATACAAGGCCGAAGAACACGGCATCCTCGTAGACCGAACGAGTGAGCGAGACACGTCAAAGACGTGTTCGTGCTGTGGGCGGAAGCGTGACGCGAATCGTGTGGAGCGTGGCTTGTACGTCTGTGAGTCGTGTGGTGCGACGATGAACGCGGACGTGAATGGTGCGGTGAATATTCGGAGAAAGATAACTCAGAGTCCTCCGACGGAGGATATGAGTAACGGTCGTTTGGCACGGCCAGTAGCCTACCTGTTCAACCAAACCTCCGGGTCGTTCCGCCCGAGGGAACAGGTGGGTTGCGAACCTTAA
- a CDS encoding ABC transporter permease, translating into MPSQDALLLAVWNWLNRMRDRNPRRLAVLLVVTGVVLAVLGWYFRPWLHGVVYGLYTTPIALPVVVLGLVVLAFLRPRLGTPGAAQVALVLAGFMLFVGIGGAGLLAGEELGKTTMTRSDTAGNLSETDPAKPRVVPQSVATRYASNTLNFPQYRIAGGDITVRNGTPYWSYALAPDGTFNHLTKRQHGTVLVDMTEQNAEVDTVVGDLQKGIGPAFYNNYRFETLKRADYLVQYQDPYMVVHEGEQYIAVPYTKPKFHWLPLPYTTPEWGGVVLLDRDGTVEDLSPAEARDHPALSGQKLYPFDLTRRKVAATKYRNGIVNTFTSHEDEIEVAPVPGEGNSQPFLVFTGAGPEYVVAVEPYGQAQGLKEVWTIDARTGEYERYSPTASLFGARKATDYVRQAARTTDWNRFTPSEPIPVVVDSQLYWQVRIVPEDSSGIAYTAFVNARSSDVHEVTTTAEVTAFLRGERVDGGGGDGQPGDRTPTLVVERVAPNGTVVGTLEIYDDETVRVRQGNATATNATNATTGPSSG; encoded by the coding sequence ATGCCCTCTCAGGATGCCCTCCTGCTCGCCGTCTGGAACTGGCTCAACCGGATGCGTGACCGCAACCCCCGCCGACTGGCGGTCCTGCTGGTCGTGACGGGTGTCGTCCTCGCCGTCCTGGGGTGGTACTTCCGGCCGTGGCTCCACGGGGTCGTCTACGGCCTCTACACGACGCCGATCGCCCTGCCGGTCGTGGTGCTCGGGTTGGTGGTCCTGGCCTTCCTCCGCCCGCGCCTCGGCACACCCGGCGCTGCCCAGGTCGCACTGGTCCTGGCTGGCTTCATGCTCTTCGTCGGCATCGGCGGTGCCGGCCTGCTGGCCGGCGAGGAACTCGGGAAGACGACGATGACCCGCTCGGACACGGCCGGCAACCTCAGCGAGACCGACCCGGCGAAGCCGCGGGTCGTCCCGCAGAGCGTGGCGACGCGGTACGCCTCGAACACCCTGAACTTCCCACAGTACCGCATCGCCGGCGGCGACATCACCGTCCGTAACGGGACGCCGTACTGGTCGTACGCGCTCGCGCCGGACGGGACGTTCAACCATCTCACCAAGCGCCAGCACGGGACGGTGCTCGTCGACATGACCGAGCAGAACGCGGAGGTCGACACCGTCGTCGGCGACCTGCAGAAGGGAATCGGCCCAGCCTTCTACAACAACTACAGGTTCGAGACGCTGAAGCGGGCCGACTACCTCGTCCAGTACCAGGACCCGTACATGGTGGTCCACGAGGGCGAGCAGTACATCGCCGTCCCGTACACGAAACCGAAGTTCCACTGGCTCCCGCTGCCGTACACGACGCCCGAATGGGGCGGGGTGGTCCTGCTCGACCGCGACGGCACCGTCGAGGACCTCTCGCCAGCGGAGGCCCGTGACCATCCCGCGCTGTCGGGCCAGAAGCTCTACCCGTTCGACCTGACCCGCCGGAAGGTCGCGGCGACGAAGTACCGCAACGGCATCGTCAACACGTTCACGAGCCACGAGGACGAGATCGAGGTCGCGCCCGTTCCGGGCGAGGGCAACAGCCAGCCGTTCCTCGTGTTCACGGGGGCCGGCCCGGAGTACGTCGTCGCGGTCGAGCCGTACGGTCAGGCCCAGGGGCTGAAGGAGGTCTGGACAATCGACGCGCGGACCGGCGAGTACGAGCGGTACTCACCGACGGCGTCGCTGTTCGGCGCCCGCAAGGCGACCGACTACGTCCGGCAGGCCGCCCGGACGACCGACTGGAACCGGTTCACTCCCTCCGAGCCAATCCCCGTCGTGGTCGATAGCCAGCTCTACTGGCAGGTTCGGATCGTCCCCGAGGACAGCAGTGGCATCGCGTACACGGCGTTCGTCAATGCCCGCTCCAGCGATGTCCACGAGGTCACGACGACCGCGGAGGTGACCGCCTTCCTCCGGGGCGAGCGCGTCGACGGCGGGGGCGGTGACGGCCAGCCGGGTGACCGGACGCCGACCCTGGTCGTCGAGCGGGTCGCGCCGAACGGAACCGTCGTCGGGACGCTGGAGATATACGACGACGAGACCGTCCGCGTCCGGCAGGGGAACGCCACCGCGACGAACGCGACGAACGCGACGACCGGCCCGTCCTCGGGCTGA
- a CDS encoding metal-dependent hydrolase encodes MWPWAHAALGYLAYTLYLRGRFSERPVGLPVVALGFGTQLPDLIDKTLAWYVGVLPYGRSLAHSLLTGTVIMLAVVAVLRLRGAETSGTALAIGYASHFFGDAFGSLVSLSFGDLVFLAWPLAPSPSTETVGILTHLRDIEGSPLFLFGLGLTVVGLGLWYRHGLPGLRELVGLLTSEGRSPESDVE; translated from the coding sequence ATGTGGCCCTGGGCCCACGCCGCGCTCGGCTACCTCGCCTACACGCTGTACCTGCGTGGCCGATTCAGCGAGCGACCGGTCGGACTTCCCGTCGTTGCACTGGGATTCGGCACCCAGCTCCCGGACCTCATCGACAAGACGCTGGCGTGGTACGTCGGCGTCCTGCCGTACGGCCGGTCGCTGGCACACTCGCTGCTGACGGGGACGGTCATCATGCTCGCCGTCGTCGCGGTGCTCCGACTCCGGGGAGCCGAAACCTCGGGGACGGCACTCGCCATCGGCTACGCGTCGCACTTCTTCGGTGACGCGTTCGGCTCGCTGGTGTCACTGAGCTTCGGCGACCTCGTGTTCCTGGCGTGGCCGCTAGCACCATCACCATCGACCGAGACGGTCGGTATCCTCACCCATCTCCGGGACATCGAGGGGTCGCCGCTGTTCCTGTTCGGCCTCGGTCTCACGGTGGTCGGGCTCGGGCTCTGGTACCGACACGGGCTGCCCGGGCTCCGGGAGCTGGTCGGACTCCTCACGTCCGAGGGGCGGTCGCCCGAGTCGGACGTGGAGTGA
- a CDS encoding ABC transporter ATP-binding protein — protein sequence MATEGRESTDASSPDEPVLAADGVSVDRGGTRVLTDVSLAVPPEARMLIRGPSGAGKTTLFRVLGLLEPPTEGRILVRGTDAASLPERKRAALRRDHVGIVFQDFQLIPDLTARENAALPQEHGGSHDGEWLDTLFERLDIVDLTDQYPASLSGGEKQRVAIARALANRPAVVLADEPTGQLDPDTEGRVLDLLDEATAETALVVVSHDRALGERFERTVTLRDGQIVGR from the coding sequence ATGGCAACGGAGGGGCGGGAGTCGACGGATGCGAGCAGTCCCGACGAGCCCGTGCTGGCCGCGGATGGTGTCTCGGTCGACCGGGGTGGAACCCGCGTCCTGACAGATGTCTCACTCGCGGTCCCGCCCGAGGCCCGAATGCTCATCCGCGGGCCGAGCGGCGCCGGGAAGACGACGCTGTTCCGCGTGCTCGGGCTGCTCGAACCGCCGACCGAGGGCCGGATTCTCGTCCGCGGGACCGACGCCGCCTCGCTCCCGGAGCGCAAACGGGCGGCGCTGCGCCGCGACCACGTCGGCATCGTCTTCCAGGACTTCCAGCTCATCCCGGACCTGACGGCCCGGGAGAACGCCGCGCTACCGCAGGAACACGGCGGGAGCCACGACGGCGAGTGGCTGGACACGCTGTTCGAACGGCTCGACATCGTCGACCTCACCGACCAGTACCCGGCGTCGCTGTCGGGTGGCGAGAAACAGCGCGTCGCCATCGCCCGGGCGCTGGCCAACCGGCCCGCAGTCGTGCTGGCCGACGAGCCGACCGGGCAACTCGACCCCGACACCGAGGGGCGGGTGCTGGACCTGCTCGACGAGGCCACCGCAGAGACGGCGCTCGTGGTCGTGAGTCACGACCGGGCACTGGGCGAGCGGTTCGAGCGGACCGTGACGCTGCGGGACGGGCAGATTGTCGGCCGCTAG